A single Lolium perenne isolate Kyuss_39 chromosome 6, Kyuss_2.0, whole genome shotgun sequence DNA region contains:
- the LOC127326431 gene encoding cell number regulator 2 encodes MYPKPDDAAALYPRQESAPATGIPMSGAGRSGGVGPNAPNAYYHQQAAPTAAAFAMQAPPLAAWSTGLCDCFDDCSNCCVTCLCPCITFGQVAEIIDRGSTSCGASGALYALIMLLTGCQCVYSCFYRAKMRAQYGLQEAPCADCCIHWCCEPCALCQEYRELKKRGFDMNLGWHANMERQGRSPATMPPLMHPGMTR; translated from the exons ATGTACCCGAAGCCGGACGACGCGGCCGCCCTGTACCCGAGGCAGGAGTCCGCCCCGGCGACGGGCATCCCGATGAGCGGCGcgggccgctccggcggcgtcgGGCCCAACGCGCCCAACGCGTACTACCACCAGCAGGCGGCGCCGACGGCGGCCGCGTTCGCCATGCAGGCGCCGCCGCTGGCGGCGTGGTCGACGGGGCTTTGCGACTGCTTCGACGACTGCAGCAACTGCTGCGTGACGTGCCTGTGCCCCTGCATCACGTTCGGGCAGGTGGCGGAGATCATCGACCGCGGCTCGACGTCGTGCGGCGCCAGCGGCGCGCTCTACGCGCTCATCATGCTGCTCACCGGCTGCCAGTGCGTCTACTCCTGCTTCTACCGCGCCAAGATGCGCGCGCAGTACGGCCTGCAGGAGGCGCCCTGCGCCGACTGCTGCATCCACTGGTGCTGCGAGCCATGCGCGCTCTGCCAGGAGTAccgcgagctcaagaagaggggaTTCGACATGAACCTCG GATGGCACGCCAACATGGAGAGGCAGGGGCGCTCCCCGGCGACCATGCCACCCCTTATGCACCCAGGGATGACCCGTTGA